The Malus domestica chromosome 17, GDT2T_hap1 genome contains the following window.
CCATTTCTGAGCACCCACTCCAACACCTATCTTCAGCACTTGGGTCACCAGCTTCTCGTTGTAAAACTGCTCCGCCGACACCGGCCACGTCACCATCGGCAACCCAGCCGCAATCCCTTCCAACGTCGAGTTCCACCCACAGTGAGTTACAAACCCGCCAACAGCCCTATGGTCAAGAATCAGAAGCTGCGGGGCCCACCCTCTTATTATTAGTCCTTTCCCTGCCATCCTATGCTCAAACCCTTCTGGCAGCCAATCCTCTTTCTCCATGTCATCATCTTGTCCTCTCCTCACTACCCAAATGAAGTCCTGCCCAGAAGCCTGAAGCCCCATTGCAATCTCCTTAAGCTGAGAGGCATTGAATTTAGCCATGCTTCCAAAACACACATAAACAACCGAATTGGGTTCTTTTGAATCAAGCCACTTCAAGCAATCGTGCTCGTTGATAGAAGATGCTTTTCCTCTAAGTGCTTTTTCTTCATTGCTTCTATTGCATAGAGAAACAGGGCCTATATGCCAAGCCTTCCTCCCCAAAACGTTTCTGTAATAATCTGCATAAACCGGTTCGAGCTCATAGAAACTGTTCACAACAATTCCATAGCTCGTCTGCTCAGATTCCTTGGCCCGTTTGAGCAACCGGGTCAAGTCGTTTTCAATATTTTCCTTGTCAAAAGCAGGCACTTGGGCTCTTGTCATAGTAATCTCACCAGGAAAATTCGGAATCACGAAAGGTTCCAAATCGGACGAACTGTTCTTAAAAGGCTCATACTTGCTCATATTATATGAGGCAGCCGAGGCGAAGAAACTAGTGCCATGAAAAACCAACCTCGGAATATCAAACTTTGCAGCTGCATCAGTTGCCCAAGGAAAACATATGTCTGCCAAAAGGAAACTAGGTTTTTCGTCGAGCAGAAGCTGCTCGAGCGGTTCTTGGAGCAAGCTTGTTGCTTTGAGGAAATTGGTGGATAAT
Protein-coding sequences here:
- the LOC103422342 gene encoding scopoletin glucosyltransferase-like; this encodes MGSRNREFHVFLFPYMAHGHIVPILDIAKLFAAQGVRTTIVTTPLNASTFSKATQSSEINSGNVKVEIKTIKFPSVEAGLPDGCEYLNSLPSPELSTNFLKATSLLQEPLEQLLLDEKPSFLLADICFPWATDAAAKFDIPRLVFHGTSFFASAASYNMSKYEPFKNSSSDLEPFVIPNFPGEITMTRAQVPAFDKENIENDLTRLLKRAKESEQTSYGIVVNSFYELEPVYADYYRNVLGRKAWHIGPVSLCNRSNEEKALRGKASSINEHDCLKWLDSKEPNSVVYVCFGSMAKFNASQLKEIAMGLQASGQDFIWVVRRGQDDDMEKEDWLPEGFEHRMAGKGLIIRGWAPQLLILDHRAVGGFVTHCGWNSTLEGIAAGLPMVTWPVSAEQFYNEKLVTQVLKIGVGVGAQKWVSLVGDFVKKKAVDKAVRRIMVGEEAKQMRSRAWELAEQAKRAIEKGGSSHSDLNALIQELKSRG